Below is a genomic region from Leptospira yasudae.
AGAAAGTCCGACTGAAATACAAAGACGGGAAACTTTACCCGGAACGATAAAAGGAATTTTCATGGCGAGAGTAGAATTCGATTCATTGTATATTGAGACTACAAAAACGAGTCTCCCCAATAAGGAGGTCCAACTCGTCGTGTTCAACGGCAAGGTGACGAACTCCAATTCGTTCGAGATTTCCCGTAAAATTCATTTTATTTTCGAGGAAGAAGTTTACAACATCATCCTCGATCTTTCGGCGCTCGAATACATCAACAGCGTCGGCGTGGCTACGATTCTTACCTTGATCAAAACCGTGGATCAGCATTCCGGCAAGATCGTGATCGGGGGATTGAATCACTTTTTGGAAAACGTGATTCGTTTGATGGAACTGCCTAAGAAGGTGGAGATCTATCACTCCGTGGACGAAGCTAAAAAAGCCTTCGCGTAGATTCTTTCTTCCAAAAGATCCAATAAAGTCTTTAAACCCCATCCCCTATATGCGGATACGAGAACCGTATCCGAGTACAGATCGATTCCCAGATCCTCTTTTAAATCGGCGATCGCTTCCAAGCCCGGTCCGTGATTGATCGAAGGACGGGAGGATTTTTTGTATCCGTTCGAATCTTCGTTTGCCCCGGCCCAAGTCTTGAACTTTTCGAGGTTATCGATCTTGTTGAAAACCTGAATCATCGGTATATGAGAAAGTTCTAATTCTTCCAGAATCTTTTCCACGGCTTCCATCTGAAGTTTGTAATCCGGATTGGAAACGTCGACGACGTGAATCAAAAGATCGGAATCGCCCAATTCCTCCAAGGTCGCTTTGAACGCGTTGGAAAGTTCGGGAGGAAGATCGTGGATGAATCCCACCGTGTCGGAAATGATGATTTCTCTTTCTTCCGGAAAACGGATTCTTCTCGTAGTCGGATCGAGAGTCGCGAACAACTTGTTTTCGGAAAGGACTTCGCTGTTGGTCAACGCGTTTAACAAAGTGGATTTTCCCGCGTTCGTATATCCCACGATGCCAACGACCGGAAGTTCGTTTTTCTTTCTTTGTCTCCGATTGATCTCCCTTCTTTTTTTAAGGGATTTGAGTTCCACTTCGAGTCTTGTGATCCGTTCCTCGACTCTCCGTTTTCCGATCTCGAGTTTCGTTTCCCCCGGCCCTCGTCCTCCGATTCCCCCGGTCAAGCGCGACATGTTGTCGTCCAACTCCGTTAGACGTCCTTTGAGATATTTCAACTGAGCCAATTCGACCTGCAGTTTACCGTCTCGGCTCTTCGCGTTTCTCGCAAAGATATCGAGAATCAACTGAGTGCGATCGATGACCTTGATGTCTGCGATGTCCGAAATCTTCTTCGCTTGGGAAGGAGTAAGTTCCAGATCGAACACGAGAAGTTCCACGTGTTTCTGAATCGCCTTCAGGATGATCTCTTCGAGTTTTCCCTTTCCGAGAACCGTGGAAGGATCGAGACGATTCTTTCTCTGCATAAACGTATCCACAACGTGAACCTCCGCGGTTCTACAGAGTTCCTTTAATTCTTCCATGGATAAGGACGGATGTCGGCCGGTCGTTCTTTCGGGATATACGCCGACCAAGAAGGCCCGGTTCTCTTTTTGCGCGTCCTTCAGATTTCTTCTCGAACGAGACAGCATGGACTCGATGTCCAGGATTTCTTCGATGATTCCTTCCTTGAGCTGACCCGGATATTGTTTGGGGAGAACGGTCCAAAGTTCGTCTTCCGATTCCGGATTTACGTGCGCCGAGTAATACCCGTTCGGATTTCCGGAAGAATCCATTACGATCGCGGTGATATAGTCCAAACGTAGCAAGGCCAAGTCGGTCAAATCTTCCTGGTTCAAAGATTCTCCCTTTAAATGCGTGTGAACGAGCCTTAGGCCGCGCAGCCTGGCTTCCGACGTACGAAGGCGGTCCAAAAACGGGATCTCGATGGAATTGTCGGATCCGACTAACACATGAGTAACGTAACCCGATCGATCGATTAGGATTCCGATTTGTTTGCTGATTTCTAAGGATAATTCGCAGAGAGTGCGTGAAATTTCTTGACTAACGATTACATCTTCCCGGATTCTTTTTTCGGAAATTTTTTTCAGTCTTTGGATTTGATTGGATTTGAGACCGTTGAGGTTGCCGCTGAGCTTGCTAATAAAGAATATTCTCCTTTTAGCTAAAACGTAGCAGGTTTGAAGGTTTCCGTCAAGCATTCATGTTCTCGGAAATCATGCTTGTCACGGAAAAAAGCGTGAAAAAGCTGAAAAATCGACCGAACTTATGAATAGACCCTTAAGAAAAATTTTTACCGTTTAAAGGCTGCCCATGTCCTCATTTTTTAAAATTCGAAACGTATCGTTTTACGTTGTCCTTCTTTCTTCATTGAGTCTTTCCGGTCTGAAAGCGGAATCGATTTCAATTTCGAAACAAAACGGCGGGCTTGCGAAACAAGTCGACGCTCCTGACGACTCCGCGGAAACTCCTGGTTCGGGAGAATCTTCGACGGACGGAAATTCTTCCGGCGGTTTGAACGTGGACGATCCGCGAAATCTTACGGAGGAATCGGACGGAATTTCTTCGTATGAAAAAAGAAAACGAAAGGATCTCACTCCGAAAGAAAGACAAGAGATCGATTACGATCTTTCCCTCAAAAAAGGAATTCTGACCGTCTTCCGCGCGGAAGCGGAAAAACGTTATAAGGTTTTGGATCGGATCGCGCTCACTCATTCGATTCCGAGAGTGCGCGCCGCCGCCGTTTTAGCCATCGGTAGAATGGGAAAAGGCGGAGTAAGGACACTGCATCACGTCATCGAACGGGACGGAGAAGCGGTGAGACAGGCCGCCTACAAGGCGTTAGCCGATATCGGTTCCCCCTCTTCCTTGGATTATTTTTTCAGAGGAATCAAGTCGAACGATCCGGATATTCAGTTTTCCTCCTGGAGAGGAATGGGTAAAACCAAGGATCCTTCCGCTCGAGATATTTTGATCCGTCAGGGAATCCGTTCTTCCAGAACCGAAATCGTCAAGGCCTCCATCTTGGGTTTGGCCGCGTTTCAGGTAAACGACGACCTCAAACTATTCAAAACCTATTTGGAATCGGAAGATCCCGAACTTCAAAAGACCGCGATCGAAGCGTTGGGAATTCATAGAACCCGCGCTTCGCTTAGAATTTTGGAACAAACCCTCGAAACAAAACCGGAACTCGTGCGAAACATCATCGAGGCGATCGGCCAGAACACGAGTCTTTACGGAACCTATTCGTTTATTAGAATATTAGAAAGTTCCACTTCGGACGAATTGACTCAAAGGGTTTTGGCGCAGCTTTATCTGAGAAAGGCGTTTTATCAATTCGGAACGATTCAAGTCGAAGGAGGTTCTTCCCAAGAGAATCCTTATCCTACTTCGCGCAAGATGCGGAACCTAACCGTGGGAGAAGTCGGTAAGATTTTGAAGAAGAGCGATCGTCGTTTTATCCAAAAGGTCGGCGATAAATACGTGGAAGATCATTATTACCTTCTTCTTTTGGAATCCAAAAATCCGGAAAGTTATTATGAAACCTTTCAATCCTGGGTGTTCGGTCCGTATTTGAAAATCAGAACGATCATTGCTCCTCCGAAAGAGAAAAAGAAAGGCAAAGGCAAATATCGGAGAAAGGAGAACAAGTTCACTCCCGCTTCGGAGATGGAAGAGACCGACCCTGCCGCCAATCCGTCCGAAACGGAAAATCAACCTTCCAACGAAGGCGGACAAACTCCGGAGAATTGAGTTTAGAACGTTTTCTTAAAGAACGGATTCGAAGTTCGTTTTTCTTTTTAACGCGGTAGGAAGGAACACGACCGTTCCTTCCTTGAGCGGAACCTTAGGAACCATCCAACCGATTCCAGCAAACCAAGGAAGAATCGAAGCCGAAAAAAACATCACGCCGGGAAAATCGAAACCGGTGGTCGCGATGATTTTGTTTCCCTGATATCCGTCCTTGTGAATCCTGCGGATCATCCAAAGACCGGAAGTTTGCGTTTCCATCGTGATGTCCGTCACGATCGTATGAAATCGGTTCTTATCCTTGGAATAAATCTCCCAACCTTGGGCCGCGTCGATCGCGCGCACGGTTTCAAATCCTTTTTTTTCAAACCATACCTTGAGGTTGTTCGCGTAGCGGTCGTTGTCGTCCACGATCAAGACGCTTTTTTTCATGGTAATACTCCGTTATTAGCCGCAAATTGATTGTCCGAAAGTTTTCGGTAGATTCCGTTTTGCTCATATAAGGAATTGTGATTTCCCTCTTCCACGATCTTGCCGTTGTCCATGACGATGATCCGGGGAATGTCCTTGATCGTGGAAAGTCTATGAGCGATTACGAATGTAGTTCTGTTGGCGTACAATCTTCGGAGAGCGTCGCTGACGAGTCTTTCCGATTCCACGTCGAGAGCGGAAGTCGCTTCGTCCAAGATCATGATTTCCGGGTCGCGCAACAAAGCGCGCGCGATCACGAGACGTTGTCTTTGTCCGCCGGAAAGATTCAAACCCCGAACTCCGAGAATACTGTCGTATCCTTTGTCCATCTGTTTGATAAAGTCGTGCGCGTGCGCAAGCCTGGCCGCGCGGATCACGTCCTTGCGGGTCGCCCCCGGTTTTCCATAGGCGATATTATCCGCAACCGTTCCGTGAAAGAGAAAAATATCCTGAGTTACGATTCCTATCTTTTTGCGAAGATCGCCGAGGCTGATGTCGCGCACATCGACTCCGTCAAACTCGATCGAACCGGAGGTCGGATCGAAAAACCGCGGAAGCAAGTCCATGAGCGTGGACTTGCCGCAACCGCTGGCGCCGATCAACGCAATCGTTTCACCCTTTTTCACTTTCAGATTGATGTCTTTTAAAACGGCCGCATTGGTTCCCGGATACGAGAAAAATAAATTCTTAAATTCGATGCTCTGCGACAAGGGAGAAGCCGCGACTTTGCTTTCTTCGCTGTGATCTTCCGTTTCCAAATCGATGATTTCGAAAATTCTTTTCCCGGAAGCGATGGACTGCGTGATCTTTCCGACCATCTGGGAAAGCTGCGTAAGAGGTCTGAGCAGAAAGAGAAGCGTCAACAAGAAGGCCATGAATTCCCCTTGCGTGAATCTTCCGTTGTAGATCAAACTCGCGCCCGCGGCAAAAAAACCGAGAACCACGATCGAAGAAGTCAACTCGACGAGAGAAGGAGCGATCTGAAGATAAAACTGCCCTTTGAAGTTTCTTCGGTAGACGTTGTGATTGATCTTACCGAACTTTTCCTGTTCGTACGTTTCCGAGTTAAAAACGCGGATCACCTTGATTCCGGAAATCATCTCTTGGATGTTCGCGTTGAGATCGGCCATCTTCTCCTGGGATCTCGCGGTGGACTTGGTGATCTTTCTCGTAAACAACGTCACGGGAAGAATGATGACCGGAACCGTGAGGCATGCGATCAACAGAAGTTCCGTATTCAAATATAATAATACCATCAAGTGCGTAACGACGTAAAAGAAGTTGATCGTAGCGTCCCGAAAGTTGCTGGAAATCACCGCTGCCACGACTTCGACGTCGTTGATGATTCTACTCATCATCAAACCGGTCTTCTCCTTAAAGAAATACGTCAAAGGAAGAAGCTGATTCTTTTCGAAAAGTTCCTGCCGAATGTCGCGCACTGCTTTGTAACCTGCGGTCGCGATGCAGAAAACGGATAATAAATACGTAATCAATTTGAGAAGATACAAAGGCATCACGATGATGCAGATCGCCCAAACGACTTCTTTCGGTTCGAGACCTTTGGTTCTTCCGTTGACCCATTCCTTCGCGTCGATCAAAAGAAGTTTGGTTCGTTCGAGACCGTCCAAGGATTCTTCCCCGAATACTTTTTGTTTCAGGAGAATTCTCTGTTCGGGCAGGGTCATCTGCAGTTGAAAGCGTGTTTGTTTGTCGTTGCCGAGAGAATCGAATAAGGGGATCAGAGCCGTTAAGGAAACCGCGTTTAAGATCGCGGTTAACAACGCGAAGACGATTCCGAGCGAGAATCGATACTTATAACGTACGGAATACGATAGAAGTCTGAAAAAAAACTTCATAGCTCCTGGACGATTGAGGAAAAGTTTCTGACCAGATCCAGTCCGGCGCTGGTCATGATGGATTCCGGATGAAATTGAACTCCGTAAAGATGCTTTTTGGTTTTGTGACGAACGCCCATGATCACGCCGTCGTGCGTTTTGGAAGCGACTTCCAATTCCTTCGGCATACTTTCGGGTTGAATCACGAGAGAATGATAACGCGTTGCGACGAACGGAGAAGGGACTCCTCTGTAGATGTCCTTACCGTCGTGTTCGATCAAAGAAACCTTACCGTGCATGATCGAAGGTGCGGAAACGATTTTACCGCCGTGAACGAGACCGATCGCCTGATGTCCGAGACAAACCCCGAAGATAGGAAGTTTGCCGCCGAGTTCGCGGATCACGTCCAGACAAACCTTGGAATCTTCGGGACGACCCGGTCCCGGAGAAAGAATGATTCCTTTCGGTTTGAGTTCGTTGATTTCGTTTAACGTGATTTTATCGTTTCGATAAACTTCGACGTCGTTTCCGATCTGACAGAAATACTGATAAAGATTGTATGTGAAAGAATCGTAATTGTCGATGAGGAGAAGCATTACTTCCATTCTCCTTTGAGTCCGTTTCTCGCGAACTCCACCGCTTTCAAAAGTGCGGCCATTTTATTTTTTGTTTCTTCCAGTTCCGACTCGGCGACGGAATCGTACACGACTCCTCCGCCCGCTTGTAAGAATGCGGTGTCTCCGTAGAACACGATCGTGCGGATGATGATCGCGAGATCGCTTTCTCCGGAAAAAGAGATATAACCGAGCGCTCCCGAATAGATCGCGCGGCGTGTGGTCTCCAATTCGTCGATGATTTCCATCGCGCGGATTTTCGGAGCGCCCGAAACAGTTCCGGCCGGAAGAGTCGCGCGGATCAGATCGTAAACGGTTTTTTCCTCGTCGAGTTCGCCCGAACATTGACTCACGATATGCATCACGTGAGAATATTTTTCGATGACTTTGAAGTCGTTCACGCGGACGCTTCCCGGCATACAAACTCTTCCGAGATCGTTGCGTCCTAGATCGACGAGCATGATATGTTCCGCGATTTCCTTCGGATCCGCGAGAAGATTCTCTTCGAGATATTGATCCTCGCTCGCGTTCTTGCCTCGGGGACGGGTTCCGGCGATCGGACGCAAATACGTCTGATTGCCCGCGTATTTCACCATGATTTCGGGAGAACTTCCCACGATCGTGATTTCCCCAAGTTTCAGATAATACATGTAAGGACTCGGATTGACCGTTCTCAAGCCGCGATAGATTTGAAACGGAGAAACCTCCGGTTTAAATTGGAGCTTTCTGGAAGGAACGACTTGAAAGATATCGCCCGCCTTGATGTATTCCTTGGCGCGCTCCACATTCTTCTTATATTCCTCATCCGGAATATTCGGATTTAGTTGTAAAGTTCCGTGGACGGCTTTCGGATTTTTGATTTCATCGGGGATGACTCCGTTTCGGATTTCCTCTTCGATAAAATCGATTTTTTTGAGAGCGGCGTCGTAACATTCTCTGAGAGAATCGAATTCTCCGATCCTTGCGTTGACCACGATTCTTAAAACGTGATCGATATGATCGACCACGAGAAGTTCGTCGCAAATCGCGAAGTAACAATCGGGGGCGTTTTCATCCTCGGGCTTCGTATCGGGAATGTTTTCATAATAACGAACCGCGGAGAAGGACAAAAATCCTACCGCGCCGCCCGCAAACGGAGGCAAACGATAATCCTGAACGTAAACGTCGTCTCCGAGAAGATTTTCCAGAAGCACCAAAGGATCGTATGTGATGATTTCGGTCGCAGGTTCGTCGCCTACGGTGATATAAAAAAGGCCGTTCTTCCCTTGCAGAATCCGGGAAGGCGTTTTTCCCAGAAAGGAATTTCTTCCCAGCTTTTCACCGCCTTCGACGGATTCGAGCAGGAAAGAATTTTTTGACGATTCACATCCCCATTTTGCAAACAGCGAGACCGGGGTCTCCATGTCCAAAAAGACCTGTTTGAAAACGGGGATTAAATTTCCGCGCTCGGCTTGCGCGGAGAATTCCTCGAATGTGAGAGAATAGTCTTTCAGAGGTTCGGTCCCTCGATTCCCTTTCCGTCGGCGAGGAAACGAGAAACGATCATTCTTTGAATTTGCGAAGTTCCTTCGTAGATTTGGAAGATCTTAGCGTCTCTCATTAATTTTTCAACCGGATATTCGGTGTTGAATCCGTATCCGCCAAGAACTTGAACCGCGTCCGTACAAACTCTCATAGCCATATCCGCGCAGAACATCTTCGCGATGGAGGCTTGATACGTGTTTCTGAATCCGTTGTCGATCATCCAAGCGGCTTGATAACAAAGAAGTCTTCCGGCTTCGATATCGCGCGCCATTTCCGCGATCATAAAGGAAATTCCCTGGTTGTCCATGATCGGACGACCGAAGGTATTGCGCGTGTTCGCATAATTGATGGAATGTTCCATCGCGGCTCTTGCGACGCCGACGGCTCCGATCGCAACTCCGGGACGTGTGTGGTCGAAAGCTCCCATCGCGATTTTAAAACCTTCTCCTTCGCGTCCTACCATTTGCCACGCGGGAACTTTCACGTCTTCGAATGTGATTCCGCGTGTGTCGGAACATTTCTGTCCCATGTTGATTTCTTTCTTTCCCATGATGATGCCGGGTGATTTGGCATCTACGATAAAGCCCGTGATTCCTTTGTGGCCCGCGGACGGATCGGTTTTGGTAAGAACGAAAAACCAATCCGCGTAACCCGCGTTGGTGATCCACATTTTGGATCCATTGATGATGTATTCGTCTCCGACTTTTTTTGCGGAGGTGCGGATCGCCGCAACGTCCGAACCCGCGCCCGGTTCGGTTACCGCATAAGCGGCGAGTTTGAATTCTTCCGTCATAGGTTGAACGAATTCTTTTTTGATTCGATCGCTCGCTCCTAAGAGAACCGGGGCTAACGCGAGATTGTTTGCAAGGATTGCGGTCGCCATCGCGGAACAACCCCAGAATAATTCTTCACCGATGATAACATCGTCGAGTTCCGCCATTCCCGAACCGTTGAACTGAGGTTCGATGTGAATGTTCATCAGCCCGATTTCCCAGGCTTTCTTTAAGACTTCAATGGGATATTCTCCCGTATGATCGTGATGTTCCGCGCGAGGACGCATTTCCTCTTTCGCGAATTTTCGGGCGAGTTCGCGTAATTCTTTCTGTTCGCTGGAAAGGGCAAATTCCATTTTAATAGCACACCTTGGTCGAAATTGAACTCGTCCGATGGTTCCGGGCATCCCGCCTGGATCGCCGATAGCCGGTGTCTCATTTCCGGTACAGCCTCGAATTCGGTATTGGAACCTGGATTGAAGAGCTCTGTATGCAGGATTCGAAGGGAATCCTTTACCGTCAAGAAGGTACGAAAGCCAAATGCCTCGTAGAACTTGAAAGAAGGCTTCTATTCGCTGTAGGAACTCCTCGGAATTCCATTCGAGATTGTAGGAACTACTACCTGCGGCCGGATGAATTCGAATTCTTTCCTTCTTCGATTCTAACCTGAAGTTATCCCCTTTTCGGGGGAAATCCAATCGTTTTCAACACCGAAGTTGAAAATGTAGGAACTCCAACTTTTACGAGCCAAACCAGACGACCTCGTCGTTCACCGAAATTTGTAGGAACTCCAACGTTTCCTGCTGAAGGCCGGTCAATTCATCGAAAGTTTTAATGATTTGCGATTCTTAAAATAGAATGGCAAATACAAGAAAAAGAAGAACGCGGTTCCGATCATCTGCATCTGAATCAAATAGTAGGGCCAATCGCCGAGAAGATCAAGAGCGGAGCCTCCATTCGGTTTTGCCATCATATACCCGTAGTTTCCATCAAGCAGATAATCTATGAAGAACGCGGAGACGAAGAAAACCTGGGAATACAAAAACGCCCGTAAAATCGCCCAAGGGCGGGGCTCCAATTTCAAACCGAATACGATATACAAGGAAGCAATAACCAGTCCCGAATGCGCGATAAAAAAGATAAAGAAATAGATATGGGGAAAAGTAACCTGCAGATCGGGCGTTACAACTCCGTTGATCGATCCGCTCATCACCCAAAAATACGAAAGTTCGGCGAACGTTCGATTGTGTGTGAACAACGCAATGGAAGTTACGATCATCGACCAGTTGCAGAATTCCATCGGAAGGTCGTAGCGGATTTCCCAATGACCGGAATCGATCCGATAAATTACGTAGACGATATAATTTACAATCAGAATCGAAGCGATCACGAAACCGATTCTTTTGGAAAGAATTCCGGTTTTGTCCTTCTTCGCGATCCAAATCAAAACGAAGACCAAGAGCGCTGTTAGAAAGAGCAATCCGTAATGAAGATCGGATCCTATTTGAAATCGTTGTTCCATGATTGCAAAGACTTGAAATTCAATTCTTTTTTTGTTTTGGAGAGATCTGTCAATGTAAACAACAAGCGTTTCCTAAAACTAAGCTTCATCCAGTAAAAAAGCCCGGGGAACCCGGGCTTTTCGGCATAAACGGTAAGGAAGAATTCTTCCCACCGTAACGTTCGATTCTCTTATGCTTCCGGATTTTCCAGAACGAGAGCGATCCCCTGACCGCCTCCGATACAAAGAGAAGCCACTCCGTATTTCGCCTTTCTTCTCTTGAGTTCGTATGCGAGAGTGATGGTAACTCTTGCACCCGAAGCTCCAAGCGGATGTCCGATCGCAACCGCACCGCCGTTCACGTTGGTGATCGCAGGATCCAAACCGAGTTCTTTTTGAACCGCGAGATACTGAGCCGCAAACGCTTCGTTGACTTCCACTAAACTCATATCGGAAAGTTTCAATCCCGCTTTTTTCAGAGCGGCAGGAATCGCAAGTGCAGGTCCGATTCCCATCTTCGCAGGATCACAACCCGCATGACCGTAACCGCGAATGATCGCGAGCGGTTTTTTACCGAGTTTCTTGGCGTACGAAGCGGATGCAACGATCGTCGCAGCGGCTCCGTCGTTCAACCCGGAAGCGTTTCCAGCGGTGACCGTTCCACCGTCGCGGAAAACCGCTTTTAAGGTTCCGAGTTTTTCCGCACCCGCAGCGCCTTTGATAAATTCATCTTTTTCTAATGTAACCGGTTTTTTACCGCCGATCGTAACGGGAAGAATCTCCTCTTTCAAACGGCCTTCGTTCGTAGCCTTTTCAGCACGAGTTTGAGAAGTCGCCGCCCACTCGTCTTGTTCTTGTCTGGAAATTTTATATTGGTCCGCAAGATTCTCCGCGGTTTGACCCATGATTAAACCGACAAACTGATCGGTAAGACCTTGTTCGAGAGTGTCTTCGAATTCGGCGGAACCGTAGCGAACTCCCCAACGGGCGTTTCTTACAACGTAAGGCGCGTTGCTCATCGACTCGACGCCGCCCGCGAGAACCGCGTCCGCATCGCCGAGATAAATCTTCTTAGCGGCTTGCACGATCGCTTCCATGCCGGAGCCGCAAAGACGGTTCAACGTCAACGCGGGAACCGCGAGGGGAAGACCGGTTTTCAAACCGATATGACGCGCGAGGTAAATCGCTTCCTTACCGGTCGGAATTACGTTTCCGAAAATCGATTCGCCGATCGCATCCGGAGAAACTCCGGTTTTTTCTAAGATTGCCTTCGAAGCCAAAACTCCCAAATCCACCGCACTGAGGTCCTTGAGAGTTCCTCCAAAATTACCGAACGGGGTTCTAATACCGTCCAGGATGACCGCTTCTTCCATGATTACTCCTAATAACTCTAATATTCTAAATATTGAATGCGCTTACTTCGAGTCGATTCCGTTCGGTTTCGACTCCTGCGTTCGTTTCGGGTCGCGAGCCGTTTCACTGTTTCATTTTCCGCTAATCCGACGTTTTTTACTTTTGATCGAGGCCGTTTCAATCGATACGATATTTCATTTCCTATTTCAGTCCACCTTGCCCGCAACGGGAAACACGAGCTCGAATGGGTTCGCGTGAATTCCCGTTTTGAACATACCGCCTTTGATCGCGTCCGGGAACACGGCTTCGTCGCTCCAAATTTCTTGGATGGTCGCAATTCTTCCCTTGCCCTTCCCGACAAACCGAGTTTGTAGATATCCTTCGGGTGATTTTTGCAATAAGGTGTACGGGAGAATTTTTGTCGAAACCGGAAAGGAAAAACCTTTTGTCGCGATCGTAACACGGAAGAATTCTTTTCCGTTTCGATAAGCGGAAATTTTCGTAAGATTTCCTTCCTTCATCCAAACGAAGTCCGCTCTTTCTTTAGGAATCGCCCAATTGAGAATTCCCTCTTCGACCGATTTTTGACTGGAAACGAAAATTCTCGTGATTCGTTTGTAGGACTCGTCCTTGTATTCGAAGTTTCCGGGGATATAAAGAAGTTCGTAATATGGCCCGACATCGCTCG
It encodes:
- a CDS encoding response regulator; translation: MKKSVLIVDDNDRYANNLKVWFEKKGFETVRAIDAAQGWEIYSKDKNRFHTIVTDITMETQTSGLWMIRRIHKDGYQGNKIIATTGFDFPGVMFFSASILPWFAGIGWMVPKVPLKEGTVVFLPTALKRKTNFESVL
- the trpE gene encoding anthranilate synthase component I, with amino-acid sequence METPVSLFAKWGCESSKNSFLLESVEGGEKLGRNSFLGKTPSRILQGKNGLFYITVGDEPATEIITYDPLVLLENLLGDDVYVQDYRLPPFAGGAVGFLSFSAVRYYENIPDTKPEDENAPDCYFAICDELLVVDHIDHVLRIVVNARIGEFDSLRECYDAALKKIDFIEEEIRNGVIPDEIKNPKAVHGTLQLNPNIPDEEYKKNVERAKEYIKAGDIFQVVPSRKLQFKPEVSPFQIYRGLRTVNPSPYMYYLKLGEITIVGSSPEIMVKYAGNQTYLRPIAGTRPRGKNASEDQYLEENLLADPKEIAEHIMLVDLGRNDLGRVCMPGSVRVNDFKVIEKYSHVMHIVSQCSGELDEEKTVYDLIRATLPAGTVSGAPKIRAMEIIDELETTRRAIYSGALGYISFSGESDLAIIIRTIVFYGDTAFLQAGGGVVYDSVAESELEETKNKMAALLKAVEFARNGLKGEWK
- a CDS encoding acyl-CoA dehydrogenase family protein; the protein is MEFALSSEQKELRELARKFAKEEMRPRAEHHDHTGEYPIEVLKKAWEIGLMNIHIEPQFNGSGMAELDDVIIGEELFWGCSAMATAILANNLALAPVLLGASDRIKKEFVQPMTEEFKLAAYAVTEPGAGSDVAAIRTSAKKVGDEYIINGSKMWITNAGYADWFFVLTKTDPSAGHKGITGFIVDAKSPGIIMGKKEINMGQKCSDTRGITFEDVKVPAWQMVGREGEGFKIAMGAFDHTRPGVAIGAVGVARAAMEHSINYANTRNTFGRPIMDNQGISFMIAEMARDIEAGRLLCYQAAWMIDNGFRNTYQASIAKMFCADMAMRVCTDAVQVLGGYGFNTEYPVEKLMRDAKIFQIYEGTSQIQRMIVSRFLADGKGIEGPNL
- a CDS encoding HEAT repeat domain-containing protein, translated to MSSFFKIRNVSFYVVLLSSLSLSGLKAESISISKQNGGLAKQVDAPDDSAETPGSGESSTDGNSSGGLNVDDPRNLTEESDGISSYEKRKRKDLTPKERQEIDYDLSLKKGILTVFRAEAEKRYKVLDRIALTHSIPRVRAAAVLAIGRMGKGGVRTLHHVIERDGEAVRQAAYKALADIGSPSSLDYFFRGIKSNDPDIQFSSWRGMGKTKDPSARDILIRQGIRSSRTEIVKASILGLAAFQVNDDLKLFKTYLESEDPELQKTAIEALGIHRTRASLRILEQTLETKPELVRNIIEAIGQNTSLYGTYSFIRILESSTSDELTQRVLAQLYLRKAFYQFGTIQVEGGSSQENPYPTSRKMRNLTVGEVGKILKKSDRRFIQKVGDKYVEDHYYLLLLESKNPESYYETFQSWVFGPYLKIRTIIAPPKEKKKGKGKYRRKENKFTPASEMEETDPAANPSETENQPSNEGGQTPEN
- a CDS encoding anthranilate synthase component II — protein: MLLLIDNYDSFTYNLYQYFCQIGNDVEVYRNDKITLNEINELKPKGIILSPGPGRPEDSKVCLDVIRELGGKLPIFGVCLGHQAIGLVHGGKIVSAPSIMHGKVSLIEHDGKDIYRGVPSPFVATRYHSLVIQPESMPKELEVASKTHDGVIMGVRHKTKKHLYGVQFHPESIMTSAGLDLVRNFSSIVQEL
- a CDS encoding TIGR02206 family membrane protein; translation: MEQRFQIGSDLHYGLLFLTALLVFVLIWIAKKDKTGILSKRIGFVIASILIVNYIVYVIYRIDSGHWEIRYDLPMEFCNWSMIVTSIALFTHNRTFAELSYFWVMSGSINGVVTPDLQVTFPHIYFFIFFIAHSGLVIASLYIVFGLKLEPRPWAILRAFLYSQVFFVSAFFIDYLLDGNYGYMMAKPNGGSALDLLGDWPYYLIQMQMIGTAFFFFLYLPFYFKNRKSLKLSMN
- a CDS encoding STAS domain-containing protein, whose translation is MARVEFDSLYIETTKTSLPNKEVQLVVFNGKVTNSNSFEISRKIHFIFEEEVYNIILDLSALEYINSVGVATILTLIKTVDQHSGKIVIGGLNHFLENVIRLMELPKKVEIYHSVDEAKKAFA
- a CDS encoding ABC transporter ATP-binding protein, which translates into the protein MKFFFRLLSYSVRYKYRFSLGIVFALLTAILNAVSLTALIPLFDSLGNDKQTRFQLQMTLPEQRILLKQKVFGEESLDGLERTKLLLIDAKEWVNGRTKGLEPKEVVWAICIIVMPLYLLKLITYLLSVFCIATAGYKAVRDIRQELFEKNQLLPLTYFFKEKTGLMMSRIINDVEVVAAVISSNFRDATINFFYVVTHLMVLLYLNTELLLIACLTVPVIILPVTLFTRKITKSTARSQEKMADLNANIQEMISGIKVIRVFNSETYEQEKFGKINHNVYRRNFKGQFYLQIAPSLVELTSSIVVLGFFAAGASLIYNGRFTQGEFMAFLLTLLFLLRPLTQLSQMVGKITQSIASGKRIFEIIDLETEDHSEESKVAASPLSQSIEFKNLFFSYPGTNAAVLKDINLKVKKGETIALIGASGCGKSTLMDLLPRFFDPTSGSIEFDGVDVRDISLGDLRKKIGIVTQDIFLFHGTVADNIAYGKPGATRKDVIRAARLAHAHDFIKQMDKGYDSILGVRGLNLSGGQRQRLVIARALLRDPEIMILDEATSALDVESERLVSDALRRLYANRTTFVIAHRLSTIKDIPRIIVMDNGKIVEEGNHNSLYEQNGIYRKLSDNQFAANNGVLP